In a genomic window of Pelecanus crispus isolate bPelCri1 chromosome 1, bPelCri1.pri, whole genome shotgun sequence:
- the LOC104029415 gene encoding fibrinogen-like protein 1, whose amino-acid sequence MSVMMMPWALLLLLLVSFGSPAPRLSEKDICLLDNNKLRQRLKHLQDLLYLYELQLKDILENTYHRTKSGLFSGNRSVQHEVLLPTTSGNLIVYDQDCSALYNRKKTKNGYYRIRPRADREPFLAYCDMSDGGGWTVIQRRSNGKENFNRKWDDYKMGFGKFQGKNDEYWLGNDHIYDLLARGENSLKIDLMDWHGERRYAVYENFQLANEQDNYRLWFGTYSGNAGDALSGGSNFEDQWSASHRGMPFTTSDKDHDRFLAGNCALENKGGWWFNRCHAVNLNGRYYRTGRYNGSHDNGIVWSTWHGMWYSLKYSAMKIRTPFFVDSESGDGENSQGS is encoded by the exons ATGAGCGTGATGATGATGCCCTGGGcgctgctgctccttctcctggTCAGCTTCGGCTCACCTGCACCCAGGCTTTCG GAAAAAGATATCTGCCTCCTAGACAACAATAAATTAAGACAAAGGTTAAAACACCTTCAAGACTTGCTTTACTTATATGAACTGCAACTGAAGGACATCCTGGAGAACACTTACCATAGAACAAAAAGTGGGCTGTTCTCAGGCAACAGGAGCGTGCAGCATGAGGTGCTTTTACCCACAACCAGTGGAAATTTGATAGTCTATGACCAAG ATTGCTCTGCGTTGTATAATCGGAAGAAGACCAAAAATGGCTACTACCGGATCAGGCCCAGAGCAGACCGAGAGCCTTTCCTGGCATACTGTGACATGTCTGACGGCGGGGGCTGGACCGTCATTCAGCGGCGGAGTAACGGCAAGGAGAATTTCAACAG GAAATGGGATGATTACAAAATGGGATTTGGGAAATTCCAGGGCAAGAATGATGAATACTGGCTGGGCAATGACCACATCTATGACCTGCTCGCTAGAG GAGAGAACTCATTAAAGATTGACCTGATGGACTGGCATGGGGAAAGACGTTATGCAGTCTATGAAAATTTCCAGCTTGCGAATGAGCAG GACAATTACAGGTTATGGTTTGGCACCTATTCTGGTAACGCTGGCGACGCTCTGTCTGGTGGGAGCAATTTTGAAGATCAGTGGTCAGCCTCTCACAGAGGGATGCCGTTCACCACATCTGACAAGGATCACGATCGATTCCTGGCAGGCAACTGTGCATTAGAGAACAAGGGCGGCTGGTGGTTTAACAG GTGCCATGCTGTAAACCTCAATGGACGATACTACAGAACAGGAAGGTACAATGGATCCCATGACAATGGCATCGTTTGGTCTACGTGGCATGGGATGTGGTACTCGCTAAAATACTCGGCCATGAAAATCAGGACTCCATTCTTTGTTGACAGCGAGAGTGGAGATGGTGAGAACAGTCAGGGCAGCTGA